The Pantoea phytobeneficialis genome has a segment encoding these proteins:
- a CDS encoding 2-hydroxyacid dehydrogenase has product MRVLIAADEQAWGGLIPSIRQMLPDVEFVASAGHAAESLAGFDALVPGMCRVDARLLATADRLKLIQQAGVGLEGVDIAAAKKAGIMVANVPSDHSGNADSVAELGIWMMIGLARRQQEIAQCLAQQLLGQPIGMGLMGKTVGLVGLGGIGKALAKRLAPFGMRMIGVKREADEAFAREHQLDWVGSISQLPQLLAESDFVVLSLPHSAETHQIIDAAALAQMKSTAFLVNLGRGGLIDKAAFLSALENQTLAGAGLDVFWQEPPDPNDAVFQHNVIATPHIGGVTDISLAGNIKGVCDNLRRLRDGEAVIDRWA; this is encoded by the coding sequence ATGAGAGTGCTGATTGCTGCGGATGAACAGGCCTGGGGCGGTTTAATCCCGTCGATTCGTCAGATGTTACCCGATGTGGAGTTTGTTGCGTCAGCGGGTCATGCGGCCGAGAGCCTCGCCGGGTTTGATGCATTGGTGCCCGGTATGTGCCGGGTCGATGCGCGGCTACTGGCGACGGCTGATCGCCTGAAGCTGATTCAGCAGGCAGGCGTCGGGCTGGAAGGCGTTGATATCGCTGCGGCCAAGAAGGCCGGCATCATGGTGGCGAATGTCCCCTCTGATCACTCCGGCAACGCCGATTCTGTCGCAGAGCTGGGTATCTGGATGATGATCGGCCTGGCGCGCCGTCAGCAGGAAATCGCGCAGTGCCTGGCGCAGCAGTTGCTCGGACAGCCGATCGGCATGGGGTTGATGGGCAAAACCGTCGGCCTGGTCGGGTTGGGCGGTATCGGTAAAGCGCTGGCAAAACGCCTCGCGCCTTTTGGTATGCGGATGATTGGTGTGAAACGGGAAGCGGATGAAGCCTTTGCCCGTGAGCATCAGCTCGACTGGGTAGGCAGTATCAGCCAGTTGCCGCAACTTTTGGCCGAGTCTGATTTTGTGGTGTTAAGTCTGCCGCACAGCGCGGAAACCCATCAGATTATTGATGCGGCGGCACTGGCGCAGATGAAGTCCACCGCTTTCCTGGTAAACCTTGGGCGTGGCGGGCTGATCGACAAAGCGGCGTTTCTCTCCGCGCTAGAGAATCAAACGCTGGCCGGTGCCGGTTTAGATGTGTTCTGGCAGGAGCCGCCTGATCCCAACGATGCGGTGTTTCAGCATAACGTGATTGCCACACCGCATATTGGCGGCGTCACCGATATCTCGCTGGCAGGGAATATCAAAGGCGTGTGCGATAACCTGCGCCGTCTGCGTGACGGCGAGGCGGTGATTGATCGCTGGGCCTAA
- the deoR gene encoding DNA-binding transcriptional repressor DeoR has protein sequence METRRFDRITRLALALKRTDKLHLKEAAQLLGVSEMTIRRDLTEPANGVVLLGGYIMRDPRQNIAHYFVSDQQNLNVSKKQQLAQHAAALIEANDTVFFDCGTTLPLVIDAIDDELPFTAICSAINTFLALKEKPNCRVILSGGEFHADNAVFTPLEQVTVLDALCPTKAFISAAGMDVRQGATCYNLNELPIKHLALQRAQTCIVVGDSSKYGKVLPARIGDFSLFDILLSDSPPPPALLKVMQVAGVKLCCG, from the coding sequence ATGGAAACCCGCCGCTTTGATCGTATCACCCGCCTGGCGCTGGCGCTGAAACGCACCGATAAACTGCATCTGAAGGAAGCGGCACAGCTGCTGGGCGTGTCCGAGATGACCATCCGCCGCGATCTGACCGAACCGGCAAACGGCGTGGTGCTGCTGGGCGGCTACATCATGCGCGATCCGCGTCAGAACATCGCGCATTACTTTGTCAGCGACCAGCAAAATCTCAACGTCAGCAAAAAACAGCAGCTGGCACAGCATGCGGCGGCCCTGATTGAGGCCAACGACACGGTTTTTTTTGACTGTGGCACCACGCTGCCGCTGGTGATTGATGCCATTGATGACGAGCTGCCATTCACCGCCATTTGCAGCGCCATCAATACCTTTCTGGCGTTGAAAGAGAAGCCTAACTGCCGGGTGATTTTATCGGGTGGGGAGTTTCATGCCGACAACGCGGTATTCACGCCACTGGAACAAGTGACGGTACTGGACGCGCTTTGTCCGACCAAGGCCTTTATCTCTGCCGCCGGAATGGATGTACGTCAGGGTGCCACCTGCTACAACCTGAATGAGTTACCGATTAAACATCTGGCGTTGCAACGGGCGCAGACATGTATCGTGGTGGGCGACAGCAGCAAATATGGCAAGGTGCTGCCCGCCCGGATCGGCGATTTCTCGTTATTCGATATTCTGCTGAGCGACAGCCCGCCGCCACCTGCGTTGTTGAAGGTGATGCAGGTGGCCGGGGTTAAGCTGTGCTGCGGTTAG
- the urtE gene encoding urea ABC transporter ATP-binding subunit UrtE — MLQVSDLNQYYGGSHILRGLSFETKPGEITCLLGRNGVGKTTLLKCLMGLIPAKSGEIRWQDKVINQRKPHQRVQSGIAYVPQGREIFPRLTVEENLLMGLARFSGAQAKAVPEEIYQLFPVLKEMKARRGGDLSGGQQQQLAIGRALAAKPQLLILDEPTEGIQPSVIKEIGAVIRQLAQRGDMAILLVEQFYDFAAELADNYLVMSRGEIVQRGRGETMEADGVRGLVAI; from the coding sequence ATGTTACAGGTATCGGATCTGAATCAATATTATGGCGGCAGCCACATTCTGCGCGGCTTGTCGTTTGAAACCAAACCCGGCGAAATCACCTGCCTGCTGGGACGTAACGGCGTAGGCAAAACCACGCTGCTGAAGTGCCTGATGGGATTGATACCAGCTAAGTCCGGCGAGATCCGCTGGCAAGATAAGGTGATCAACCAGCGCAAACCGCATCAGCGGGTGCAATCTGGCATCGCCTACGTTCCCCAGGGACGGGAAATTTTTCCGCGTCTGACGGTAGAAGAGAATCTGTTAATGGGACTGGCGCGCTTCTCAGGTGCACAGGCCAAAGCGGTGCCGGAGGAGATTTATCAATTGTTCCCGGTACTGAAGGAGATGAAAGCGCGACGCGGCGGCGATCTTTCCGGAGGACAGCAGCAACAATTGGCGATTGGCCGCGCCCTCGCCGCCAAACCACAACTGCTGATCCTTGATGAACCCACCGAAGGGATCCAGCCGTCGGTGATCAAAGAGATCGGCGCGGTGATCCGTCAGTTGGCACAACGCGGTGATATGGCGATCCTGCTGGTGGAGCAATTTTACGACTTCGCCGCTGAGCTGGCCGACAACTACCTCGTCATGTCACGCGGTGAAATCGTGCAGCGTGGCCGTGGGGAAACAATGGAAGCGGATGGGGTGCGTGGACTGGTGGCGATCTGA
- the urtD gene encoding urea ABC transporter ATP-binding protein UrtD: MTEQLFTQPHPADRHRDQRDPVLLLENINVSFDGFRALTDLSLQIGVGELRCVIGPNGAGKTTLMDVITGKTRPDNGRVIYDQDTDLTALSPVEIARAGIGRKFQKPTVFEALTVFENLEIALKNDKSVWASLRARLNGEQQDRIDEVLKLLRLGGERQRKAGLLSHGQKQFLEIGMLLVQDPHLLLLDEPAAGMTDAETEYTAELFRSLAGQHSLMVVEHDMGFVETIADHVTVLHQGQVLAEGSLREVQADDRVIDVYLGR; the protein is encoded by the coding sequence ATGACTGAACAACTGTTTACCCAACCGCATCCGGCGGATCGCCATCGCGATCAACGTGATCCGGTGCTGCTGCTGGAAAATATTAATGTGTCGTTTGACGGTTTTCGCGCGCTGACCGACCTGTCGTTACAGATCGGCGTTGGCGAATTGCGTTGCGTCATCGGCCCTAACGGCGCGGGTAAAACCACGCTGATGGATGTGATCACCGGTAAAACACGACCCGATAATGGACGAGTGATTTACGATCAGGACACCGACCTGACCGCCCTGTCTCCGGTGGAGATCGCCCGCGCCGGGATTGGCCGTAAATTTCAGAAGCCGACAGTATTTGAAGCGCTGACGGTGTTCGAAAATCTCGAGATCGCCCTAAAAAATGACAAATCGGTGTGGGCCAGCCTGCGCGCCCGTCTCAACGGTGAGCAGCAGGATCGCATCGACGAGGTGCTGAAGCTGCTGCGTTTGGGCGGCGAACGTCAGCGCAAAGCCGGTCTGCTGTCACACGGACAAAAACAGTTTCTGGAGATTGGCATGTTGCTGGTGCAGGACCCGCACCTGTTGTTGCTGGATGAACCGGCAGCGGGCATGACCGATGCGGAAACCGAGTACACCGCAGAATTGTTCCGCAGCCTCGCCGGTCAGCATTCGTTGATGGTGGTGGAACACGATATGGGGTTTGTCGAAACCATTGCCGACCATGTGACGGTATTGCATCAGGGCCAGGTGTTGGCCGAGGGATCGTTGCGCGAAGTACAGGCCGACGATCGGGTAATCGACGTTTATCTGGGGCGCTGA
- the urtC gene encoding urea ABC transporter permease subunit UrtC, with protein sequence MSQPLTLTAARKAPRLTLSLGVLIALLLLIMPFFALLPASHPLALSTYTLTLVGKILCYAIVAVALDLVWGYAGLLSLGHGLFFALGGYAMGMYLMRQASGDGLPAFMSFLSWNELPWFWAGTQHFAWALCLIVLVPGLLALVFGFFAFRSKIKGVYFSIMTQALTYAGMLLFFRNETGFGGNNGFTGFTTLLGFNVTATGTRIGLFVATVLLLLASIGVGFALARSKFGRVLTAVRDAENRLMFIGYDPRGFKLFVWTLSAVLCGLAGALYVPQVGIINPSEMSPTNSIEAAIWVALGGRGTLIGPLLGAAIVNGAKSWFTVAFPEYWLFFLGLMFILVTLFLPRGVIGLLRRRKDD encoded by the coding sequence ATGAGCCAGCCACTGACCTTAACCGCCGCGCGCAAAGCGCCGCGTCTGACCCTCAGCCTGGGCGTGCTTATCGCGCTGCTGCTGTTGATCATGCCGTTCTTTGCGCTGCTGCCCGCCAGCCATCCGCTGGCGCTCTCGACCTATACGCTGACGCTGGTCGGCAAGATCCTCTGCTATGCCATTGTCGCGGTGGCGCTTGACCTGGTGTGGGGTTATGCCGGGCTGCTGTCGCTCGGCCACGGCCTGTTTTTCGCCCTCGGCGGTTATGCGATGGGGATGTATTTGATGCGTCAGGCGTCCGGCGATGGCCTGCCTGCGTTTATGTCGTTCCTGTCGTGGAATGAATTGCCGTGGTTCTGGGCCGGGACACAACACTTCGCCTGGGCACTATGCCTGATCGTGCTGGTGCCAGGCCTGTTGGCGCTGGTGTTCGGTTTCTTCGCCTTCCGCTCGAAGATCAAAGGTGTCTATTTCTCGATCATGACGCAGGCGCTGACCTACGCAGGCATGCTGCTGTTTTTCCGCAACGAAACCGGCTTTGGCGGCAACAACGGCTTCACCGGCTTCACCACCCTGCTCGGCTTTAACGTCACCGCCACCGGTACGCGCATCGGATTGTTTGTCGCCACCGTGTTGTTGTTGCTGGCCAGCATCGGCGTCGGTTTTGCCCTGGCGCGCAGCAAGTTTGGTCGGGTGCTGACGGCGGTGCGCGATGCAGAAAACCGCCTGATGTTCATCGGCTACGATCCGCGTGGTTTTAAGTTGTTCGTCTGGACCCTCTCCGCCGTGCTGTGTGGGCTGGCGGGTGCGCTCTACGTCCCGCAGGTCGGCATCATCAACCCAAGCGAAATGTCCCCCACCAACTCCATCGAAGCCGCTATCTGGGTGGCGCTGGGTGGGCGTGGCACCCTGATTGGTCCCTTGCTCGGCGCGGCGATTGTCAACGGCGCGAAAAGCTGGTTCACCGTCGCCTTCCCGGAGTACTGGCTGTTCTTCCTGGGACTGATGTTTATCCTCGTTACGCTGTTCCTGCCGCGTGGCGTGATTGGCCTGCTGCGCCGGAGGAAAGATGACTGA
- the urtB gene encoding urea ABC transporter permease subunit UrtB yields MTIRRYLCCLLLLLPWLAQAGDGADFAAASRTQQATLLQQWAAAPQASRLPLLEALRNETVVIDEHKQPFSKQDDKFQPLDSAQQPSGETKKLFMNNRLRVLIASALAAHQLVSADPAIRLRAAQQLQNDGAADQLPLIEQRLVSEKDSKVHATLAMAAANLQLTSPDAQVRLKAVKLLGESSDPNMQASLQQLTQAANEPDAQVRAAASDSLQQIKHRLMWGDLLGQAFTGLSLGSILLLAALGLAITYGLLGVINMAHGEMLMLGAYATWLVQSLFQQFAPQWLAWYPLLALPVAFLATAVMGMVLERTIIRHLYGRPLETLLATWGISLMLIQLVRMLFGAQNLEVANPDWLSGGMQLLPNLVLPYNRIAVIVFVFAVLGLTWLLLNKTRLGLSVRAVTQNRAMADCCGVPTGRIDMLAFGLGSGIAGLGGVALSQLGNVGPELGQGYIIDSFLVVVLGGVGQLAGTVVAAFGLGILNKVLEPQIGAVLGKILILVLIVLFIQKRPQGLFAFKGRVID; encoded by the coding sequence ATGACAATTCGCCGCTATCTCTGCTGTCTGCTGTTGCTCCTGCCCTGGCTGGCCCAGGCGGGCGATGGCGCAGATTTCGCTGCCGCCAGTCGTACGCAGCAGGCCACGCTGCTCCAGCAATGGGCCGCCGCGCCACAGGCCAGTCGCCTGCCGCTGCTGGAGGCACTGCGCAATGAAACCGTGGTCATTGATGAACACAAACAACCGTTCAGTAAACAGGACGATAAATTCCAGCCGCTCGACAGCGCACAACAGCCGAGTGGCGAAACCAAAAAACTCTTTATGAACAACCGGCTGCGCGTGTTGATCGCCAGTGCGCTCGCCGCACATCAGCTGGTCAGTGCCGACCCCGCCATTCGCCTGCGCGCCGCGCAGCAACTGCAAAACGACGGCGCTGCCGACCAATTACCGCTGATTGAACAACGTCTCGTCAGCGAAAAAGACAGCAAGGTGCACGCCACCCTGGCGATGGCTGCCGCCAACCTGCAACTCACCAGCCCCGATGCGCAGGTACGCCTGAAAGCGGTAAAACTGTTGGGAGAATCCAGCGATCCTAATATGCAGGCCAGCCTGCAACAGCTGACGCAAGCGGCGAACGAACCCGATGCGCAGGTACGGGCCGCCGCCAGCGACAGCCTGCAACAAATCAAGCATCGCCTGATGTGGGGCGACCTGCTCGGCCAGGCCTTTACCGGCCTGTCGCTCGGTTCGATCCTGCTGCTGGCGGCGCTCGGCCTGGCGATCACTTATGGCCTGCTCGGCGTGATCAATATGGCGCACGGTGAAATGCTGATGCTGGGTGCTTACGCCACCTGGCTGGTACAAAGCCTGTTTCAGCAGTTCGCGCCGCAATGGCTGGCGTGGTATCCGCTGCTGGCGCTGCCAGTCGCCTTCCTGGCCACCGCTGTGATGGGGATGGTGCTGGAACGTACCATTATCCGTCATCTGTACGGTCGCCCGCTGGAAACCCTGCTCGCCACCTGGGGCATCAGCCTGATGTTGATTCAACTGGTGCGGATGCTGTTCGGCGCGCAGAACCTGGAAGTCGCCAACCCGGACTGGCTCTCCGGCGGGATGCAGCTGCTGCCAAACCTGGTGCTGCCGTATAACCGTATCGCGGTCATCGTGTTCGTGTTCGCCGTGCTGGGTTTGACCTGGCTGCTGCTGAACAAAACCCGCCTCGGCCTCAGCGTGCGTGCCGTGACGCAAAACCGGGCGATGGCAGATTGCTGCGGCGTTCCTACCGGGCGCATCGATATGCTGGCGTTTGGCCTGGGTTCCGGTATCGCCGGGCTGGGCGGCGTGGCGTTGTCGCAACTGGGTAACGTCGGCCCTGAACTCGGTCAGGGTTACATTATCGACTCCTTCCTCGTGGTGGTGCTGGGTGGCGTCGGCCAGTTGGCAGGCACCGTGGTGGCCGCGTTCGGGCTGGGCATTCTCAACAAGGTGCTGGAACCGCAGATTGGTGCGGTGCTCGGTAAGATCCTGATTCTGGTGTTGATCGTTCTGTTTATTCAGAAACGTCCCCAGGGCCTGTTTGCCTTTAAAGGGAGGGTGATTGACTGA
- the urtA gene encoding urea ABC transporter substrate-binding protein, with the protein MKRRSLLKAFALSATVVSMGFAFGAQAADTIKVGIMHSLSGTMAISETPLKDVALMTIDEINAKGGVLGKKLEPVVVDPASNWPLFAEKARQLLTQDKVAVVFGCWTSVSRKSVLPVFEELNGLLFYPVQYEGEEMSPNVFYTGAAPNQQAIPAVEYLMSEDGGSAKRFFLLGTDYVYPRTTNKILRAFLHSKGVQDKDIQEVYTPFGYSDYQTIVSNIKKFSAGGKTAVISTINGDSNVPFYKELANQGIKATDIPVIAFSVGEEELRGIDTKPLVGQLAAWNYFESVDNPTNAKFVADYKAYAKAHNLPNANTVVTNDPMEATYVGIHMWAQAVEKAGTTDVDKVRAAMAGQTFKAPDGFTLTMDKTNHHLHKPVMIGEVEENGQFNVVWQTDKPVRAQPWSPYIAGNDKKPDYPVKSTQ; encoded by the coding sequence ATGAAAAGACGTTCGTTGCTTAAGGCTTTCGCTCTCTCCGCTACCGTTGTCAGCATGGGCTTTGCCTTTGGTGCCCAGGCTGCCGATACCATCAAAGTGGGGATTATGCACTCGCTCTCCGGCACCATGGCCATTTCGGAGACACCGCTGAAAGATGTTGCGCTGATGACCATTGATGAAATTAACGCCAAAGGTGGCGTGCTGGGCAAAAAGCTGGAACCGGTGGTAGTTGACCCGGCCTCCAACTGGCCGCTGTTTGCCGAGAAAGCCCGTCAGCTGCTGACGCAGGACAAAGTCGCGGTGGTGTTTGGCTGCTGGACCTCGGTATCGCGTAAATCGGTGCTGCCGGTGTTTGAAGAGTTGAACGGCCTGCTGTTCTATCCGGTGCAATACGAAGGGGAAGAGATGTCGCCGAACGTGTTCTACACCGGTGCGGCACCGAACCAACAGGCGATTCCGGCGGTGGAATATCTGATGAGCGAAGACGGCGGCAGCGCTAAACGCTTCTTCCTGCTGGGCACCGACTACGTCTACCCGCGCACCACCAACAAGATCCTGCGCGCCTTCCTGCATTCGAAAGGGGTACAGGACAAAGATATCCAGGAAGTGTATACGCCGTTTGGTTACAGCGATTACCAGACCATCGTCTCCAACATTAAGAAATTCTCTGCGGGTGGCAAAACTGCGGTGATCTCCACCATCAACGGCGACTCCAACGTGCCGTTCTACAAAGAGCTGGCGAACCAGGGCATCAAAGCCACCGATATTCCGGTGATCGCCTTCTCGGTGGGCGAGGAAGAACTGCGCGGTATCGATACCAAACCGCTGGTGGGTCAGTTAGCGGCGTGGAACTACTTTGAGTCAGTCGATAACCCGACCAACGCGAAGTTTGTCGCCGATTACAAAGCCTATGCCAAAGCGCATAACCTGCCGAACGCCAACACCGTAGTGACCAACGACCCGATGGAAGCGACCTATGTCGGCATCCATATGTGGGCGCAGGCGGTAGAGAAAGCCGGTACCACCGATGTGGATAAAGTACGTGCCGCCATGGCCGGACAAACCTTTAAAGCGCCGGACGGTTTCACCCTGACCATGGACAAAACCAACCACCATCTGCATAAGCCGGTGATGATCGGTGAAGTCGAAGAGAACGGTCAGTTCAACGTGGTGTGGCAGACCGACAAACCGGTTCGCGCCCAGCCGTGGAGCCCGTATATCGCCGGTAACGATAAGAAGCCTGATTATCCGGTGAAATCAACGCAGTAA
- a CDS encoding GntR family transcriptional regulator, translating to MSTSPQRSKGRPEALAEKVYQALKNDIFEFRLMPGDRFSESEIAERMEVSRTPVRQALFWLEREGYVEVWFRSGWQVKPFNFEYFEELYDFRTVLEREAVRRLCSLPPLQCAETLTELKIFWIDNPRLEDGKTVSLHDEAFHMALVSATGNREMARVHAELTEKIRIIRRLDFTRDDRVDATYREHAQILRAIFQQHTEEAQRILTDHIAVSKAEVRKITLHMLQQARLQPIE from the coding sequence ATGAGTACCAGCCCGCAACGCAGCAAAGGCCGTCCGGAAGCGCTGGCAGAGAAAGTCTACCAGGCGCTGAAGAACGATATTTTCGAGTTTCGCCTGATGCCCGGCGACCGCTTTAGCGAAAGCGAAATCGCCGAACGGATGGAGGTCAGCCGCACGCCGGTGCGTCAGGCGCTTTTCTGGCTGGAGCGGGAAGGTTATGTCGAGGTGTGGTTCCGCAGCGGCTGGCAGGTTAAGCCGTTCAACTTTGAATACTTCGAGGAGCTATACGATTTCCGCACCGTGCTGGAACGCGAAGCGGTGCGCCGTCTCTGCTCGCTGCCGCCGTTGCAGTGCGCGGAAACCCTGACCGAGCTGAAAATTTTCTGGATCGATAACCCGCGTCTGGAAGATGGCAAAACCGTGTCACTGCACGACGAAGCCTTTCATATGGCGCTGGTCAGCGCCACTGGCAACCGGGAAATGGCCCGTGTGCACGCCGAACTGACCGAAAAAATTCGCATCATCCGTCGTCTCGACTTCACGCGCGACGACCGGGTCGATGCCACGTACCGCGAGCACGCTCAGATTTTACGGGCGATATTTCAGCAACATACCGAGGAGGCACAGCGCATTCTGACCGACCATATCGCCGTCAGCAAAGCAGAGGTCAGAAAAATCACTTTACACATGTTACAGCAGGCCCGGCTTCAACCCATTGAATAA